One window of the Clupea harengus chromosome 20, Ch_v2.0.2, whole genome shotgun sequence genome contains the following:
- the ltc4s gene encoding uncharacterized protein ltc4s: MNDQVVCIAGVTVLGILEQAYFSLQVIYARRKFSVSPPSTAGPPEFERIFRAQANCSEYFPVFVASLWISGIFFSQGVTTLLGLLYLYGRYQYFCGYSESSLGRWDRCRCITALISVQKPTDLWCRKATCAVFHPHVLLIRVDSDVHLDTITHSVFILLFLDLTTSEPFSSLARLKPLYFSAKVQWVLIGLGAVGVLGTMSRLYLGLDFTQYISQVLL; this comes from the exons ATGAATGACCAGGTCGTCTGCATAGCTGGAGTAACGGTATTAGGTATTTTAGAGCAAG CTTACTTCTCGCTGCAGGTGATCTATGCTCGACGCAAGTTCTCCGTCTCCCCTCCATCGACTGCTGGACCACCGGAATTTGAAAGAATCTTCAGAGCTCA AGCAAACTGCTCTGAGTATTTCCCCGTTTTCGTGGCTTCTCTGTGGATATCTGGGATTTTCTTCAGCCAAG gaGTTACGACTCTTTTGGGGCTTCTTTACCTTTATGGACGCTATCAGTACTTCTGCGGATATTCTGAGTCTTCACTTGGCAGGTGGGACAGATGCAGATGCATTACTGCTTTGATCTCAGTGCAAAAACCCACAGATCTATGGTGCAGAAAGGCTACATGTGCTGTATTTCATCCACACGTGCTGTTAATCAGG GTTGATTCTGATGTCCATCTTGACACCATAACCCACTCTGTTTTCATATTGCTCTTTCTTGATCTAACGACCTCTGaacccttctcttctcttgccaGGCTCAAGCCCCTCTACTTCAGCGCTAAGGTCCAGTGGGTGCTGATCGGGCTGGGTGCGGTGGGGGTCCTGGGCACCATGAGTAGGCTGTATCTGGGCCTGGACTTCACCCAGTACATCAGCCAGGTCCTGCTGTGA
- the maml1 gene encoding mastermind-like protein 1: MMADFVMPRHSAVMERLRRRIELFRRHHTGCETRYDNTAMERLEMERQQTLALHQRCLQSKAKRSSKHRQSQPTSDQTTPRGSGTGGGNAELADNGTPGEPSRNSTLIALQETVKRKLESAGSPLGRDQINGFGDGGGGYPPSKKACMDGALSGLNGASNGGNRALSPLDTKRGINTDLVHNGTHGGGGGVEQNGTGLGGDGVGGRGSEQDMRLLKELKQEPMDDILPTPGGPGNNNSLFPDLNLNEQEWSELMEEFNRSVAYEDIQDIFNDALEDGKDPELAPVGPRQTPSQQHQSGLLPPDLANIKTEFPSAASTFDQEPRTSSPHMRQTPSGPGLHNSSPITSAAGASAASSPALPVPPQQAQAQGQPPRQLQQNHLMSGPPKDLSPAQQLKQLAAREQQRHLMQSQQQQQVQKQQQQQQQQQQQQQQQQQQQQQQQQQQRKQQQQQQQQQQPAAKFHPPPSHPSSWTQAAPPTQSPLGASVYGLEKPTSPSLYQQDFPNPKAMLMPGQPPNKGSPKAATAGGYMQPGGHPGMLSHPPPGVMGHPQGPGGPQVGMPDYSNTKPLTHFEAVAQGAPQGPGGVANQKAVLLSMLRQQQAMKQKAAGLPFRPMHMPHPQDQGAYPSAPHVPGPGNTMASQQGGNPMAGNHGNPAYLSSQAAQVQAQAQAQAQALKQQQQQQQQMQLMEQQQQFLRVQRQQQLIAGEQEKQRQQQEQQLQRHLTRPPPQYQDQQNQPANQNPFQQQPQVSQFPGSSQPMSNVNPLGGPAPGAQRMFPQSQGMIGMSVGQGGGPGPGAPAAAGQADMSLSSCGGLDVQQVLYGNMPMHPSQHPAQQRPGMPSTFRQNVLAQQQHLKNQPNAVLLKQQQQQQQQQQMARLPNNMPNPMANSMNAAMPGGMQGGMPTQTQSWQQQQQAGMQQGMGTQPSSSNGGMPAGFANQGFHMQPRMPKMPTNGPFGQTGMGGRPMGVMNPGQMMPGMPQQRTNNPSLGQGQPGQPQPPPQAQLPDLSAFGQPQPGGVPNRTAGMPCGQGYQVSRTSNQQLPFGYSAQSSASLPSFPGESDLVDSLLKGQATQEWMDDLDELLASHQ; encoded by the exons CTGCAGGAGACAGTgaagaggaagctggagagTGCTGGGTCGCCGCTGGGTCGCGATCAGATCAACGGCTTTGGCGACGGCGGCGGCGGCTACCCCCCCTCCAAGAAGGCCTGCATGGATGGTGCCCTGAGCGGCCTCAACGGAGCCTCCAACGGCGGCAACCGGGCTCTGTCGCCCCTGGACACCAAGCGTGGCATTAACACAGACCTTGTGCACAACGGGACGCacggtgggggcgggggggtcgaGCAGAATGGGACTGGATTGGGTGGGGATGGCGTGGGAGGGCGGGGCTCGGAGCAGGACATGCGTCTGCTGAAGGAGCTCAAGCAGGAGCCCATGGATGATATTCTGCCTACGCCTGGAGGCCCcggcaacaacaacagcctgtTCCCTGACCTCAACCTGAACGAACAGGAATGGTCAGAGCTGATGGAGGAGTTCAACCGCTCGGTGGCCTACGAGGACATCCAGGACATCTTCAACGACGCTCTTGAGGATGGCAAGGACCCTGAGCTGGCCCCTGTGGGACCCCGCCAGACCCCATCCCAGCAGCATCAGTCCGGCCTACTGCCCCCGGATCTAGCCAACATCAAGACCGAGTTTCCCTCGGCTGCCTCCACATTCGACCAGGAGCCGcgcacctcctctccccacatGAGGCAGACCCCCTCTGGGCCGGGCCTGCACAACAGCTCCCCCATCACCAGTGCCGCTGGAGCCTCCGCGGCCTCCTCTCCGGCCCTGCCGGTTCCGCCGCAGCAGGCCCAGGCTCAGGGCCAGCCGCCCCGACAGCTCCAACAGAACCACCTGATGTCGGGGCCCCCCAAGGACCTTTCCCCAGCCCAGCAGCTCAAGCAGCTGGCTGCACGCGAGCAGCAGAGACACCTGATGCAgagccaacagcagcagcaagtgcagaaacaacaacaacaacaacaacaacaacaacaacagcaacagcagcaacaa caacaacaacagcagcagcagcagcaacaacgaaaacaacaacaacaacagcaacagcagcagcaaccagcAGCCAAGTTCCATCCCCCTCCCAGCCACCCCTCGTCTTGGACCCAGGCAGCCCCCCCCACTCAGAGCCCACTGGGGGCCTCCGTGTACGGGCTGGAGAAGCCCACCAGCCCCTCCCTGTATCAGCAGGACTTCCCCAACCCCAAGGCCATGCTCATGCCTGGCCAGCCGCCCAACAAGGGCTCCCCCAAAGCGGCCACCGCTGGGGGGTACATGCAGCCCGGCGGGCACCCTGGCATGCTGAGCCACCCGCCCCCGGGAGTGATGGGACACCCCCAGGGCCCGGGGGGGCCGCAGGTGGGCATGCCGGACTACAGCAACACCAAACCCCTTACCCACTTTGAGGCCGTGGCACAAGGGGCCCCCCAGGGGCCAGGCGGGGTGGCCAATCAGAAGGCAGTTCTGCTCTCCATGCTCCGGCAGCAGCAAGCCATGAAGCAGAAGGCGGCAGGGCTCCCCTTCAGACCAATGCATATGCCGCACCCACAG GACCAGGGAGCCTACCCGTCAGCGCCGCACGTCCCCGGCCCCGGCAACACCATGGCCAGCCAGCAGGGGGGTAACCCCATGGCCGGTAACCATGGCAACCCGGCCTACCTGAGCAGCCAGGCGGCCCAAGTCCAGGCTCAAGCTCaagcccaggcccaggccctgaagcagcagcaacagcagcagcagcagatgcagctcatggagcagcagcagcagttcctGAGAGTGCAGAGGCAACAGCAGCTGATAGCCGGCGAACAG gAGAAACAGCggcagcaacaggagcagcagcttCAGAGGCACCTGACCCGGCCTCCTCCTCAGTACCAGGACCAACAGAACCAGCCGGCCAATCAGAACCCATTCCAGCAACAGCCGCAGGTGTCCCAGTTCCCAG GTTCGTCTCAGCCAATGAGTAATGTGAACCCCCTGGGAGGCCCCGCCCCCGGCGCCCAGCGCATGTTCCCCCAAAGCCAGGGCATGATTGGCATGAGCGTGGGGCAGGGCGGCGGTCCCGGCCCGGGAGCTCCAGCGGCCGCTGGCCAGGCCGACATGAGCCTCTCGTCGTGCGGCGGCCTCGACGTGCAGCAGGTGCTCTACGGAAACATGCCCATGCACCCGTCGCAGCACCCGGCGCAGCAGAGGCCCGGCATGCCCAGCACGTTCCGCCAGAACGTCctggcccagcagcagcacctcaaGAACCAACCCAATGCCGTGCTGCtcaaacaacagcagcagcagcagcagcagcagcagatggcACGCCTTCCCAACAACATGCCCAACCCCATGGCCAACAGCATGAACGCTGCCATGCCCGGGGGTATGCAGGGTGGCATGCCCACGCAGACACAGTcctggcagcagcaacagcaggcgGGTATGCAGCAGGGTATGGGCACCCAGCCGTCTTCCAGCAACGGAGGGATGCCCGCAGGCTTCGCCAACCAGGGCTTCCATATGCAACCACGCATGCCCAAGATGCCCACTAACGGCCCGTTTGGGCAGACTGGCATGGGCGGCAGGCCCATGGGGGTCATGAACCCGGGGCAGATGATGCCCGGCATGCCCCAGCAAAGGACCAACAACCCCTCTCTGGGGCAGGGGCAGCCGGGGCAGCCACAGCCTCCCCCCCAGGCGCAGCTGCCTGACCTGTCGGCCTTCGGCCAGCCCCAGCCCGGTGGCGTGCCCAACCGCACGGCCGGCATGCCCTGTGGCCAGGGCTACCAGGTCAGCAGGACATCCAATCAGCAGCTGCCTTTTGGCTACAGCGCCCAATCGAGCGCCAGCCTGCCCAGTTTCCCGGGCGAGAGTGACTTGGTGGACTCGTTGCTGAAGGGCCAGGCCACGCAGGAGTGGATGGACGACCTGGATGAGCTGCTGGCCAGTCAccaatga